Proteins encoded by one window of Cryptosporangium minutisporangium:
- a CDS encoding MFS transporter produces MSAQTVPVTAPAAPSRQARRARLAVAALFLTNGALFANVVPRYPQIKAELGVTNAVLGTALAAMPLGALLAGLLAAAAIRRFGSARVAGFGIVALAAATLLIPVAPNWIAFAAVLGAVGALDAIVDVAQNAHGLRVQRLYRRSIVNSFHGLWSIGAVLGGLMGSVAAGLDTPLAVHLAVSAVLFGLIAVLAYRFLLPGPEEAERSVGRDAGRGAERDGDGDGPVDRPAGAEIPAARPTAARLAVRLLAVLGLLAACGALVEDAGASWGALYLSGNLHTGAAVAGLAFVALQVAMTAGRLTGDRIVDRFGQRTVVRAGGLLAAVGMGLALAVPSVPTTLAGFALAGLGVATLVPAAMHTADELPGLSPGTGLTVVSWLLRGGFLLSPPLVGFVADLTSLRVGLLSVVVAGVLTVVCGRVLVNPATRG; encoded by the coding sequence GTGTCTGCCCAGACCGTTCCGGTCACCGCACCGGCCGCGCCCTCCCGACAGGCCCGCCGGGCCCGCCTCGCGGTCGCCGCGCTCTTCCTCACCAACGGCGCCCTGTTCGCCAACGTCGTCCCGCGCTACCCCCAGATCAAGGCCGAGCTGGGCGTCACCAACGCGGTGCTCGGCACCGCGCTGGCCGCGATGCCGCTCGGCGCGCTGCTGGCCGGGCTGCTGGCCGCCGCCGCGATCCGCCGATTCGGCTCCGCCCGGGTCGCCGGCTTCGGCATCGTGGCGCTCGCCGCCGCGACGCTGCTGATCCCGGTCGCTCCGAACTGGATCGCCTTCGCCGCGGTCCTCGGCGCCGTCGGTGCCCTCGACGCGATCGTCGACGTCGCCCAGAACGCCCACGGGCTGCGGGTCCAGCGTCTCTACCGCCGGTCCATCGTCAACTCGTTCCACGGACTGTGGAGCATCGGCGCCGTCCTCGGCGGCTTGATGGGCTCCGTGGCCGCCGGGCTCGACACGCCACTCGCGGTGCACCTTGCGGTCTCCGCCGTGCTGTTCGGCCTGATCGCGGTGCTCGCGTACCGGTTCCTGCTCCCCGGCCCGGAGGAAGCCGAGCGGAGTGTCGGGCGCGACGCCGGGCGGGGTGCCGAGCGCGACGGCGACGGCGACGGCCCCGTCGACCGGCCGGCGGGCGCCGAGATCCCGGCGGCGCGACCGACCGCCGCCCGGCTGGCCGTCCGGCTGCTCGCCGTGCTCGGGCTCCTCGCCGCCTGCGGGGCGCTCGTCGAGGACGCCGGAGCCTCGTGGGGTGCGCTCTACCTCAGCGGGAACCTGCACACAGGCGCCGCGGTGGCCGGGCTCGCGTTCGTCGCCCTGCAGGTCGCGATGACCGCCGGACGGCTCACCGGCGACCGGATCGTCGACCGGTTCGGCCAGCGCACGGTCGTCCGCGCCGGTGGCCTCCTCGCCGCCGTCGGCATGGGCCTCGCGCTCGCCGTGCCGTCGGTGCCCACGACGCTCGCCGGGTTCGCCCTGGCCGGGCTCGGTGTCGCCACGCTGGTGCCCGCCGCCATGCACACGGCCGACGAACTCCCCGGGCTCTCCCCCGGCACCGGCCTCACGGTCGTCAGCTGGCTGCTGCGGGGCGGGTTCCTGCTCTCCCCGCCGCTGGTGGGGTTCGTCGCCGACCTCACCAGCCTCCGCGTCGGGCTACTCAGCGTCGTCGTCGCCGGAGTGCTCACCGTCGTCTGCGGACGGGTGCTGGTCAACCCGGCCACCCGCGGGTGA